Genomic segment of Mycobacterium botniense:
CTGCGACAACACCGACCCCACAAGCCTCACCGAGGCCCGTAGCCTTTTCCCGCATCACCTCGACACCATCGTGACCGTGCCGGCGCGGCGCTGCGACGCCGCCGACCCGCGCACCTACTCGCTGGCGGATCTGGCCACCGCCTGGCGTCAGGCACTCGATACCACGGTGCTGTCGGCGGTGCTGACCGTGCAGGCGGTGGGTGATCACCTGCGTTCGGGCGGCTCCATCGTCGCCGTGGTGCCCGAAAACCCGCGGGCGGGCAGCGCCGAGGCGGCGGTCAAGGCGGCGTTGGCAAACTGGATCGCCGGTCAGGCAGACATTTTCGGAACCCGCGGAATCACTGTCAACGCGGTCGCGTGCGGACGCAGCGCGCAGCCCGGTTACGAGGGACTCACCGGTACCCCACCGCCGCTCGCCGCTGAGATCTCCCGGCTGGCATTGTTTCTGATGTCCCCTGCGGCCCGGCATATCTCAGGACAGATGTTGCATGTCAGTCAAGGCGCGCTGGCTCATCTGCGATAGCGCCGCACCGGCGGTGCTCGCCAGCTACCGTACGCTGCATGACTATCAGGCTCGGGCTACAGATCCCCAACTTCTCGTACGGTACCGGCGTCGAACAGCTCTTCCCCACGGTTATCGCCCAGGCCCGCGAAGCCGAAGCCGCCGGTTTCGATGCGGTTTTCGTGATGGATCACTTCTACCAACTACCGTTGCTGGGTTCGCCAGATCAGCCGATGCTGGAGGCCTACACTACTTTGGGCGCATTAGCCACGGCCACGGAACGAATCAACCTGGGCGCACTGGTAACCGGTAATACTTACCGCAACCCGGCTCTGCTGGCCAAGATCATCACCACCCTCGACGTGGTGAGCGCCGGGCGGGCCATTTTAGGCATCGGCACGGGCTGGTTCGAGCTGGAGCACGAGCAGCTGGGTTTTGAGTTCGGTACCTTCACCGACCGATTCCACCGGCTGGAGGAAGCCCTGCAGATCATCGTGCCGATGATCAAAGGTGAGCGCCCCACCTTCTCGGGCACCTGGTATCACGTGCGGGAGGCGATGGCGGAGCCGCGCTTTCGGGCTCACATTCCGCTGTTGATCGGCGGGCGGGGGAAAAGAAGACGTTCCCGCTGGCCGCCCGGCACTTCGATCACCTCAATATCATCGCGGGGTTCCACGAGTTGCCCCACAAAGTCGCCGTCGTGCAGCGGTGTTGCGAAGAAGTCGGCCGCGACCCGGCCACACTGGAAACCAGTACGTTGACCACGGTGATAATCGATGAGCGCATGACTGCCGACCAGATTCCCGCTGAGCTGACCCACTCCGTGGTAGTGGGCAGTGCCGAATCGGTCGCCGAGCAGATCAAAACCACGGTGTTTGACGCGGGAATCGACGGCGTAATCATCAACATGCCCACCTATACGCCTGGTGTGGTGGCCGCTGCCGGCGCGGCGCTGCGTCCCTTGCTGGGTTGCTAGACATGCGGGGGCGTGCCGGGCGGGGCGGGTGACGGCCGGTTGTGGCTGAACACACAGGCACCGAACTGGGCTGTTGCCGGTCCGGGTGACTACGGTGTACAGGGACCGCAGGAGCCGTCGAGGAGGCAACCCACAACCTATGAGTGCCCATCCGGAAGCCACTGCCCAGCGTCGACACCAGGTTGTCATCATCGGATCCGGATTCGGCGGGCTGAATGCGGCCAAGAAGCTCAAAAGGGCCGACGTTGACATCAAATTGATCGCCCGTACTACCCACCACCTATTCCAGCCCTTGTTGTACCAGGTGGCGACCGGCATCATCTCCGAAGGCGAAATCGCGCCCCCAACGAGGGTCGTCTTGCGCAGACAGCGCAATGTTCAAGTTCTACTCGGTGATGTCACCCATATCGACCTGACCCGCAGGATTGTCATCTCGGATTTGCTGGGTCACACCTACGAGACGCCTTACGACAGTCTGATCGTCGCCGCCGGCGCCGGCCAGTCCTACTTCGGCAATGACCACTTCGCCGAGTTCGCCCCCGGGATGAAATCGATCGACGACGCGCTGGAGCTGCGCGGGCGGATCTTGAGCGCGTTCGAGCAGGCCGAGCGGTCCCGCGACCCGGAACGACGCAAGAAGCTGCTGACGTTTACTGTGGTCGGCGCCGGGCCAACCGGGGTGGAGATGGCCGGGCAGATTGCCGAATTGGCTGAGTACACCCTCAAAGGCGCGTTCCGCCAGATCGATCCGACCAAAGCGCGAGTGATCCTGCTCGACGCCGCCCCGGCCGTGCTGCCGCCGATGGGCGAAAAGCTCGGTAAAAAGGCAGCGGCACGGCTGCAGAAACTGGGTGTGGAAATCCAACTCGGCGCGATGGTCACCGACGTCGACCGCGACGGCATCACCGTGAAGGACGCCGACGGCACCATCCGGCGCATCGAGTCAGCCTGTAAGGTCTGGTCGGCCGGTGTCGAGGCCAGCCCGCTGGGTGCCGACCTCGCCAAGCAGTCGGGCGTCGAACTTGACCGGGCCGGCCGGGTCAAGGTGCTGCCTGACCTTTCCATCCCGGGACACCCGAACGTGTTCGTCATCGGTGACATGGCGGCCGTGGAGGGTGTGCCCGGCGTGGCGCAGGGTGCTATCCAGGGCGGCAAATATGTCGCGAACACGATCAAAGCCGAGCTTGCCGGCGCTGACCCTGCTCAGCGTGAGCCATTCCAATACTTCGACAAGGGATCGATGGCGACGGTGTCGCGGTTTTCCGCGGTCGCCAAGATCGGCCCACTGGAGTTCAGCGGTTTCATCGCCTGGCTGATGTGGCTGGTGCTGCACCTGGCCTACCTGATTGGTTTCAAGACGAAGATCACCACCCTGCTGTCGTGGACCGTGACCTTTTTGAGCACTCGGCGCGGTCAGCTGACGATCACCGAGCAGCAGGCGTTCGCCCGGACCCGCCTCGAACAGCTCGCGGTGCTCGCCGCCGAGGCACGCCATGGCGCAGCCGCCAGGGCGGCCAGCTAATCGGTCAGGTTTTGCAGACGCACCTGACCGCGGGCCACGATGCGATCCTCGGCATCGGTGATAGTGACCAGCCACAGCTGCTGGCGTCGGCCGCGGTGCACCGGCGTGGCGGTTCCGTAAACCGTGCCCGAGCTGATGGCACGCAGAAAGTCAGTGTTGTTGTTGACGCCGACGACGGCGCCGCCACCGTGCGCGCTGAGCCATGTGTAGGCAGCGACGCTGGCCATGCTCTCGATCATCGAGCAATACACGCCGCCATGCACGATGCCCATCGGCTGAAGCAGCTTGGGCTGGATCTCAAGCTGTGCCTGCGCCCGATCCGGGCTTAGCTCCGTGAAGACCAGTCCAAGCTCTTTGTCAAACGGTCCGGTGAAGTCGGGTGGGAGAGGGGGGTTCGGCAGCGGTGACACGCCCTCGTGTCTACACCACGGGCGCAATCACCACTCAACCCTCCCGCACGGGAGCGGGCCGCACGGGGGCGGGCCCCATGCCTGTCGCACGGAGCCCGCCCGTGGGATCGACCGGGGGTCACTGCAGCCCTCAGGACGCGCCGCGGTCATTTTCCGCTCGTGCCCCGCCAATATAGGCAAGCCTGCCCTAATTTCACAAGTGTGGCGTGGCCACAATCCGGATTGCTGGTGTGAGAACCGTCACACCGATGGCTCGGGCCAACCCGCCGGCGGTGTGATTGCCCTTACCCGGCGATCCGCCGGCTGCGTCAGCCCAAGCCGGGTATTAGCAGAACGTTGATACGACAGTCGGTAGTAAACCGGCGTATGCTGGTGGCATTACTCAGGAGACGAAACGATGGCCAAGCTGACGCGTCTGGGGGATCTGGAACGCGCGGTGATGGACCACTTGTGGTCCGCGCCGGAGCCCCAAACCGTCCGCCAGGTTCACGAAGCCTTGTCGGAGCGACGTGAACTGGCGTACACGACGGTGATGACTGTGCTGCAGCGATTGGCGAAGAAAAATCTCGTTTCGCAGATTCGCGATGACCGGGCGCACCGATATGCGCCCGTGCATAGTCGCGACGAGTTGGTCGCCGGGCTGATGGTCGATGCCCTGGATCAGGCTGAGGACTCCGGCAGCAGACAAGCCGCACTGGTGCACTTTGTCGAGCGTGTCGGCGCCGACGAGGCGGCGGCACTGCGGCGGGCGCTGGCCGAATTGGAAGCCGGCCACCGCAAGAGCCCACCGGCTGGCGCTCGGTCCGGAGACTGAGGGACACTGGCAGCGTGTCCGCGCTGGCCTTCACCATCCTTGCGGTGCTGCTGGTCGGGCCGGCCCCGGCATTGCTGGCGCGAGCCAGGTGGCCGTTGCGCGCGCCGCGCGCCACGGTGGTGCTGTGGCAGGCGATCACCGTTGCAGCCGTGTTATCGGCGTTCAGCGCCGGTATCGCGATCGCGAGCAGGCTATTGATGCCCGGTGCCGACGGGCGGCCCACAACCAGCATCGTCGGTGGCATCGGGCGGCTCGGCTTCCCATTGTGGGGGCTTTCCGTAGGGGTTTTGGTGCTCACCGTGCTGATCGGCGCCCGGCTGGCGGTCGCCGTGCTGCGGGTCGCCATTGGCACCCGTCGGCGGCGGGCCCACCATCGCATGCTGGTCGACCTGGTGGGGATCGGTCACGCCGAGGTGCCTCTCTCGCGCTGTGCCCGCAGCCGGGACCTGCGGGTGCTCGGGGTGGCCCAGCCACTGGCCTACTGCCTGCCCGGGGTGCGCAGCCGAGTCGTGGTGAGCCAAGGAACGCTG
This window contains:
- a CDS encoding PaaI family thioesterase, with product MSPLPNPPLPPDFTGPFDKELGLVFTELSPDRAQAQLEIQPKLLQPMGIVHGGVYCSMIESMASVAAYTWLSAHGGGAVVGVNNNTDFLRAISSGTVYGTATPVHRGRRQQLWLVTITDAEDRIVARGQVRLQNLTD
- a CDS encoding BlaI/MecI/CopY family transcriptional regulator, which codes for MAKLTRLGDLERAVMDHLWSAPEPQTVRQVHEALSERRELAYTTVMTVLQRLAKKNLVSQIRDDRAHRYAPVHSRDELVAGLMVDALDQAEDSGSRQAALVHFVERVGADEAAALRRALAELEAGHRKSPPAGARSGD
- a CDS encoding SDR family oxidoreductase, translated to MAVDVLVTGGDTELGRTVAEACRDAGHTVTLLGACRGDLEIAAKELDADAIVCDNTDPTSLTEARSLFPHHLDTIVTVPARRCDAADPRTYSLADLATAWRQALDTTVLSAVLTVQAVGDHLRSGGSIVAVVPENPRAGSAEAAVKAALANWIAGQADIFGTRGITVNAVACGRSAQPGYEGLTGTPPPLAAEISRLALFLMSPAARHISGQMLHVSQGALAHLR
- a CDS encoding M56 family metallopeptidase, which gives rise to MSALAFTILAVLLVGPAPALLARARWPLRAPRATVVLWQAITVAAVLSAFSAGIAIASRLLMPGADGRPTTSIVGGIGRLGFPLWGLSVGVLVLTVLIGARLAVAVLRVAIGTRRRRAHHRMLVDLVGIGHAEVPLSRCARSRDLRVLGVAQPLAYCLPGVRSRVVVSQGTLSSLTEAEIAAILSHERAHLRARHDLVLEAFTAVHAAFPRLVRSASALDAVQLLVELLADDAAVRAAGRAPLARALVTCASGAAPSGALAAGGPTTLLRVRRLAGRGNSVLLSAAAYLAAAAVLVVPTVALAVPWLVELHRLFTA
- a CDS encoding NAD(P)/FAD-dependent oxidoreductase, coding for MSAHPEATAQRRHQVVIIGSGFGGLNAAKKLKRADVDIKLIARTTHHLFQPLLYQVATGIISEGEIAPPTRVVLRRQRNVQVLLGDVTHIDLTRRIVISDLLGHTYETPYDSLIVAAGAGQSYFGNDHFAEFAPGMKSIDDALELRGRILSAFEQAERSRDPERRKKLLTFTVVGAGPTGVEMAGQIAELAEYTLKGAFRQIDPTKARVILLDAAPAVLPPMGEKLGKKAAARLQKLGVEIQLGAMVTDVDRDGITVKDADGTIRRIESACKVWSAGVEASPLGADLAKQSGVELDRAGRVKVLPDLSIPGHPNVFVIGDMAAVEGVPGVAQGAIQGGKYVANTIKAELAGADPAQREPFQYFDKGSMATVSRFSAVAKIGPLEFSGFIAWLMWLVLHLAYLIGFKTKITTLLSWTVTFLSTRRGQLTITEQQAFARTRLEQLAVLAAEARHGAAARAAS